A section of the Candidatus Falkowbacteria bacterium genome encodes:
- a CDS encoding four helix bundle protein: protein MNKKEKKYDLEERTERFAANCRAFIKELVTTIGNREDSKQLIRSSGSVAANYIEANEAFSKKDFVFRSKICRKEVKESRLWLSLCYISQNQSELENQRNFLIVEAIEITKIFGAIVESCK, encoded by the coding sequence ATGAATAAAAAAGAAAAAAAATACGACCTTGAAGAAAGGACAGAGCGATTTGCTGCTAATTGCCGTGCATTTATTAAAGAATTAGTCACTACCATTGGTAATAGAGAAGACAGTAAACAGTTAATTCGCTCAAGCGGTTCGGTGGCTGCAAATTATATTGAGGCTAATGAAGCTTTTAGTAAAAAGGATTTTGTGTTCAGATCTAAAATTTGCCGTAAAGAAGTTAAGGAAAGTAGATTGTGGTTGAGTCTTTGTTATATTTCACAAAATCAATCAGAGTTGGAAAATCAGCGAAATTTTTTAATTGTGGAGGCAATAGAGATTACAAAGATATTTGGAGCAATAGTGGAAAGTTGTAAATAA
- a CDS encoding ribose-phosphate pyrophosphokinase — translation MPKGLKLFAGNSHLKFAREVARHLDVKLYEPDLADKKGKQITWFSNGNCLVDIKENVRDFHCFIIQTQAHGRALIGKDEQGNDLWGCNLRLSDMIMELFLMIHALKTSGASSVTVVMPYMPYVRSDKKDHARVCIGARLMADLLTESGADRILLMDPHFAQINGFFDEKRVKVEVLKGKPIIARHFLEKHDLTNYAVIAPDVGDSKPCGALATNLGLPMAIIDKRRYGDDEKAVPEALIGVDRVKGRIGIMPDDEVASGGTMNDGADFLISKGVKSLILAPTHAVFSSMKGLAAMEANTSIQEVIVTDTIPIDPEKRAVLKKLTVIPVTRNFADAIRILFYGESLDKYKAGLYEGLSDMRNARIKSVEN, via the coding sequence ATGCCTAAGGGATTGAAGTTATTTGCAGGTAATTCACATTTGAAGTTTGCACGTGAAGTTGCAAGGCATTTAGATGTGAAGTTGTATGAACCTGATCTGGCTGACAAAAAAGGCAAACAAATTACTTGGTTCTCTAATGGCAACTGTTTGGTTGATATCAAGGAAAATGTCAGAGATTTTCATTGTTTTATAATCCAAACTCAAGCACACGGCAGGGCCTTGATAGGAAAAGACGAACAGGGTAATGACCTGTGGGGATGTAATCTTCGGCTTAGCGATATGATCATGGAGTTATTTTTGATGATTCATGCTTTGAAAACTTCCGGAGCATCCAGCGTCACGGTTGTGATGCCATATATGCCGTATGTGCGTAGTGACAAAAAAGATCATGCGAGAGTTTGTATAGGCGCGCGATTAATGGCTGATTTGCTTACTGAATCAGGAGCTGATCGCATATTATTGATGGACCCACACTTTGCTCAGATTAATGGTTTCTTTGATGAGAAAAGAGTCAAAGTGGAGGTTCTCAAGGGAAAGCCGATCATTGCTCGACATTTTTTGGAAAAGCATGATTTAACTAATTATGCGGTAATTGCACCTGACGTCGGTGATTCCAAGCCCTGTGGTGCCTTGGCAACTAACCTGGGTTTACCTATGGCAATCATTGATAAACGTCGATATGGTGATGATGAAAAGGCCGTGCCAGAAGCGTTAATTGGCGTTGATAGAGTCAAGGGACGAATTGGCATTATGCCAGACGACGAAGTAGCCAGTGGTGGAACAATGAATGATGGTGCAGACTTTCTCATTTCAAAAGGTGTTAAATCCTTAATTTTAGCACCGACTCACGCAGTGTTTAGTTCCATGAAGGGCTTAGCTGCCATGGAAGCCAATACCTCAATCCAGGAAGTAATTGTAACTGACACAATTCCGATTGATCCAGAGAAAAGAGCTGTTTTGAAAAAGTTAACAGTTATTCCCGTGACTAGAAACTTTGCTGATGCAATAAGAATTCTTTTTTACGGTGAATCACTGGATAAATACAAAGCAGGGTTGTATGAGGGGCTGAGCGATATGAGGAATGCTCGGATTAAATCTGTAGAGAACTAA
- a CDS encoding HAD family phosphatase — MGAKMILLDLDKTILDINMQITDLRIIEEIARLQADGWRIGLNSDRHFNSVMHFQRILQTNGPIIAEKGNIVRLSPNVSSSGYLVDARRDHFESLYMRFVNSLRRNDSQILVTSGDTMDWLRILRPLKEDPAKPVVIVNGERQYSFAFYAKLLDPTGFSLNPKLMSLLVERAVNMFREILGVTPIIDVNLHEYCACILHHPDSSKTQGIKTLQGLINIDFLAIVGDSDSDIIDLPRVIHTAVANATDNLKARSKFVSQKKLATGAIECLQFIEKTRKA, encoded by the coding sequence ATGGGCGCAAAGATGATTTTACTTGATCTGGACAAAACCATTCTTGATATCAACATGCAAATAACTGACTTGCGAATTATTGAAGAGATTGCCAGACTACAGGCTGATGGTTGGCGAATTGGACTAAACTCAGACCGTCACTTTAATTCGGTAATGCATTTTCAAAGAATATTGCAAACTAACGGTCCAATTATTGCGGAAAAAGGCAATATTGTTCGCTTAAGCCCTAACGTCAGTTCTTCTGGGTATTTAGTTGATGCTAGGCGAGATCATTTTGAGTCACTGTATATGAGATTTGTAAATAGTCTACGTAGAAACGATTCTCAAATTCTTGTCACTTCTGGGGACACCATGGATTGGCTAAGAATCCTGAGGCCACTCAAAGAAGATCCAGCCAAACCAGTTGTTATTGTAAATGGTGAACGGCAATACAGTTTTGCGTTTTACGCAAAACTGCTTGACCCTACTGGTTTTAGTCTTAATCCTAAACTTATGTCACTACTTGTAGAAAGAGCAGTAAATATGTTTAGGGAAATTCTTGGAGTTACACCTATAATTGACGTCAATCTACATGAATACTGTGCTTGTATCTTGCATCATCCTGACTCAAGTAAAACGCAGGGAATCAAAACTCTTCAGGGTTTAATAAATATCGATTTCCTGGCTATTGTTGGTGATTCAGACTCAGACATTATTGACCTGCCAAGAGTTATCCATACTGCAGTTGCCAACGCGACAGATAATCTCAAGGCTCGCTCCAAGTTTGTTTCACAAAAAAAATTAGCCACAGGTGCAATTGAATGTCTGCAGTTCATTGAGAAAACCAGAAAGGCTTAA
- a CDS encoding SPFH domain-containing protein yields MEDGKHVVTRDDDKVFEKTFVPDRSFWERNREAIKLSTFICFIIGAFVFALCLLTALSEGSVVLAWIFGIALVLFLCVVGVLYENTAIEVPKGHVLVYPKGRNIRVLRSGKLRGFYTMVSFVPIKSLDFTIERLGEEALLFDDIKEVEAEITNKVRVKDDGCSVVEVAKCIRPKLVEDSDSRRNLQELVETYIVSAVRTVCARNSLDEVLKDKELLARMEREVVNKVNEDVDHMGILIEAVGITILRQVQTEKNRGLRAAHADAPIA; encoded by the coding sequence ATGGAAGATGGTAAACATGTTGTAACAAGAGATGATGACAAGGTTTTTGAAAAAACCTTCGTTCCTGATCGGTCATTTTGGGAAAGGAATAGAGAGGCTATTAAACTCAGTACGTTCATTTGTTTCATTATTGGGGCTTTTGTATTCGCTCTTTGTTTGCTAACCGCACTATCTGAGGGGTCAGTTGTTTTAGCCTGGATTTTCGGAATTGCGTTGGTGCTCTTTCTTTGTGTGGTTGGTGTTCTCTATGAGAATACGGCGATCGAGGTTCCCAAAGGGCATGTTCTGGTTTATCCTAAAGGAAGAAACATTCGAGTTTTACGTTCAGGTAAACTCCGTGGGTTTTATACAATGGTTTCTTTTGTTCCTATAAAAAGTTTAGATTTTACCATTGAACGACTCGGTGAGGAAGCCTTGCTTTTTGATGATATTAAAGAAGTAGAAGCTGAAATCACTAACAAGGTTAGGGTCAAGGACGATGGTTGTTCTGTGGTTGAAGTAGCAAAATGCATAAGACCTAAGTTAGTAGAAGATTCAGACTCACGTAGAAACTTGCAAGAATTGGTTGAAACATACATAGTGAGCGCAGTACGCACTGTTTGCGCGCGTAATTCCTTGGATGAAGTTTTGAAAGACAAAGAACTTCTAGCAAGAATGGAAAGAGAAGTGGTTAATAAAGTGAATGAAGATGTTGATCATATGGGTATACTTATTGAAGCGGTAGGTATTACCATTTTGCGACAGGTTCAAACTGAAAAAAACAGAGGGCTTAGAGCTGCTCATGCTGATGCGCCCATAGCTTAG
- a CDS encoding Rrf2 family transcriptional regulator produces the protein MKFSTKAEYGLRAIVHLDKAGKKSVSLAWIADKEKISLSYLERLFASLKKAGLVKADKGVKGGYYLTKPASKINSLQVIEALEGSVAPYECVTSGACCDCKCKVLPIWTKLYKQITKTLKNIKLSEL, from the coding sequence ATGAAATTTAGCACCAAAGCAGAGTATGGTCTAAGGGCAATTGTACATTTAGATAAAGCTGGCAAAAAGTCAGTTTCTTTGGCTTGGATTGCTGATAAGGAAAAAATCTCGCTATCTTATTTGGAACGATTATTTGCTAGTCTAAAAAAAGCTGGTTTGGTAAAGGCAGATAAAGGTGTTAAGGGTGGTTATTATTTAACCAAGCCTGCAAGCAAGATAAATTCTCTTCAAGTAATTGAAGCTCTTGAGGGTTCAGTTGCTCCGTATGAGTGTGTAACAAGTGGGGCATGTTGTGATTGCAAGTGCAAAGTTTTACCAATTTGGACTAAACTTTATAAACAAATAACTAAAACGTTAAAAAATATTAAACTAAGTGAATTATAA
- the rpmA gene encoding 50S ribosomal protein L27, translating into MAHKKAGGSSSNLKDSNAQRLGVKKYGGQTVRAGNILIRQRGTKVHPGKNVMKGKDDTLFSTIDGIVEFSKKKMKTFTGKLKRRTFISIEPGKK; encoded by the coding sequence ATGGCACATAAAAAAGCGGGTGGTAGTAGTTCAAATTTAAAAGATTCAAATGCACAAAGACTTGGTGTTAAGAAATATGGTGGCCAAACTGTTAGAGCCGGTAATATTTTGATTCGCCAAAGAGGGACAAAAGTTCATCCTGGAAAAAATGTAATGAAAGGAAAAGATGATACTTTATTTTCAACAATTGATGGAATAGTAGAATTTTCAAAAAAGAAAATGAAGACGTTTACTGGCAAATTGAAAAGACGAACTTTTATAAGTATTGAACCTGGAAAAAAATAA
- a CDS encoding GNAT family N-acetyltransferase, producing MQGGKMNLKIRLMQDEDLEQVLAVYKRAFAGLPWHEDLSDEEVLRRWEEAFSLPGFRCFVAIDEDTDKLVGAHWHDLMSFARLEAERGTNLWLWVHRQMERMSQFGCLIIWERELVVDPKFSRQGIGTLLRKSFLKEKQKMAIPNLILTRLREDNIGSIKPAEQLGFQKTGIQKPASEEPFMHDYWYLLVNC from the coding sequence ATGCAGGGAGGGAAAATGAACCTGAAAATTCGTTTGATGCAAGATGAGGATTTGGAACAGGTGCTGGCAGTATATAAACGAGCTTTTGCTGGCCTTCCCTGGCATGAAGATTTAAGCGATGAAGAAGTTCTCCGTCGCTGGGAAGAAGCTTTTAGCTTGCCGGGATTTCGATGTTTTGTGGCTATAGATGAAGACACAGATAAGCTTGTTGGCGCGCACTGGCATGACTTGATGTCATTTGCTCGACTGGAAGCTGAGAGAGGTACAAACTTGTGGCTCTGGGTTCATAGACAGATGGAAAGAATGAGTCAGTTTGGTTGTTTAATCATTTGGGAGCGTGAGCTGGTTGTTGATCCAAAATTTAGCAGGCAGGGGATCGGCACACTGCTTCGCAAAAGCTTTTTGAAGGAAAAACAAAAAATGGCTATACCTAATCTGATATTAACTCGCTTGCGCGAAGATAATATCGGCTCAATCAAGCCAGCTGAACAACTAGGTTTCCAAAAAACCGGTATTCAAAAGCCAGCCAGTGAGGAACCATTCATGCATGATTACTGGTATCTGCTTGTAAATTGCTGA
- a CDS encoding iron-sulfur cluster assembly scaffold protein, whose translation MQYSEELMDHFKSPRNQGQIEDADGVGEVGNIKCGDVMKIYIKVGEELGDDTILEDVKFETLGCAAAIAATSVLTELAKGKTFKQAFAITKDDIVKKLGQVPALKYHCSVLAEEGLKKAIEDYKSK comes from the coding sequence ATGCAATATTCAGAAGAACTAATGGATCATTTTAAAAGTCCCAGAAATCAAGGTCAGATAGAAGATGCTGATGGTGTCGGGGAGGTTGGTAATATTAAGTGCGGTGATGTAATGAAAATATATATTAAAGTAGGTGAAGAACTAGGAGACGATACAATTTTAGAAGATGTTAAATTTGAAACTTTAGGTTGCGCAGCAGCTATTGCTGCAACTTCAGTTTTGACCGAGTTGGCCAAGGGAAAGACTTTTAAACAAGCTTTTGCTATTACAAAAGACGATATTGTAAAGAAATTAGGACAAGTCCCAGCTCTTAAATATCATTGTTCAGTTTTAGCAGAAGAAGGGTTAAAAAAAGCAATAGAAGATTACAAAAGTAAATAA
- a CDS encoding HAD family phosphatase has product MSKTLILIDIDRTIINEKAEITDPTLATKIAQMVEQGWEIGLCSDRPTDELEYFARFLPVNGPLVGEMGAVIEFPELQNSLESTHMLLSTRISLGFLDIRNKFIVRLIDISREDYLHITLGRNSIEHERRILADHQQGIRYIYVDIAREHSFAMSMRVFGPDGPEKCGQIIEDLAEFAKRDFADQFGNNLEMESQSFSPMLYVNPEEWGCVIVHFPTNGKNKAGQALLDKYDYDRIFMIGDTSFDDLKDTERVVQLGVANAWDDYKNVCQFVAGRKYASGVIDCLAWAEQNA; this is encoded by the coding sequence ATGAGCAAAACTTTAATTCTGATTGATATCGACAGAACCATCATCAACGAAAAAGCAGAAATCACTGACCCGACTCTAGCTACAAAAATTGCCCAAATGGTTGAGCAGGGCTGGGAAATTGGACTATGTTCTGACAGACCAACTGATGAATTAGAATATTTTGCAAGATTTCTCCCCGTGAATGGACCACTTGTTGGTGAAATGGGTGCAGTTATCGAATTTCCTGAGTTGCAAAACTCTTTAGAATCTACCCATATGCTCTTGAGCACCAGGATATCTTTGGGCTTCCTTGATATAAGAAATAAATTTATTGTAAGATTAATCGACATATCAAGAGAAGACTACCTGCACATCACTCTAGGTAGAAACTCCATAGAACATGAACGTAGAATTCTAGCAGATCATCAGCAAGGTATACGTTACATTTATGTAGACATTGCCAGAGAACACAGTTTTGCCATGAGCATGCGTGTGTTTGGACCTGATGGTCCAGAAAAATGCGGTCAAATTATTGAAGACCTCGCCGAGTTTGCAAAAAGAGATTTTGCAGATCAATTTGGTAACAATCTTGAAATGGAAAGCCAAAGCTTCTCTCCAATGCTCTATGTCAATCCCGAAGAATGGGGTTGCGTTATTGTTCATTTTCCAACTAATGGAAAAAACAAAGCTGGTCAAGCCTTGCTGGACAAGTATGATTATGACCGAATCTTCATGATCGGAGACACTTCTTTTGACGACCTAAAGGACACTGAACGAGTTGTTCAACTCGGAGTGGCCAACGCCTGGGACGATTACAAAAATGTTTGTCAATTTGTCGCAGGAAGAAAGTACGCCTCCGGCGTGATTGATTGCCTAGCCTGGGCTGAACAAAACGCGTAA
- a CDS encoding HAD family hydrolase, producing MNKKLLILDLDGTLYQLKGGSYNNSPLKPAILARAKAFIGNKLNKDEFGAEEILNHVQNTFKEGVSIGLEKSYGLDRYEYFNFVWDLEPSSFIVRVGDVKQTLERLATEFKLVLVSDAPKIWVTRVLKELDLVQIFGNNVYTGEGDIRKDHGNRFQFICEKYETEFKNTISVGDQESTDIIPPKALGVTTVYVGSEKSNYADHSIDDILQLPNVLNSRNYLEVLAQYLGESVADKKIKNLGGTSDSKTVSVDGQILKIGLSGEINKELANYQKYQQALDNYNDYFPQVELVYSQEGQSILKIENLGNDNFEQNLRLSQVEDELKLVKSNERILLNLRQIYNETKNPDKDKAELFFTELIQALKINLHKAGLWSELEGKYKRILENKHLYLNNLTSGLAHKDLSAANIIIRQDKAYFIDPRPAFPYLGSSEALGNVAIDLAGLQVSVFRKNLELKKNNSLVSLQSLVERIEKELDYYIKQQKAFSKSFWHLCQIVWYSVYSACKCEYCTSAERCWLYDEMVIKLKKLISE from the coding sequence ATGAACAAAAAACTTCTAATTTTAGATCTTGACGGAACCCTTTATCAGTTGAAGGGCGGATCTTATAATAATTCTCCATTAAAGCCAGCAATTTTAGCAAGGGCTAAGGCTTTTATAGGAAACAAATTAAATAAAGATGAATTTGGCGCAGAAGAAATTTTGAATCATGTCCAAAACACATTCAAGGAGGGTGTCAGTATTGGACTGGAGAAGAGCTATGGTTTGGATCGTTATGAATACTTCAATTTTGTTTGGGACCTTGAGCCGTCTTCTTTTATAGTTCGTGTCGGGGACGTAAAGCAAACTTTGGAGAGATTAGCCACTGAATTTAAATTAGTACTGGTTTCCGATGCACCGAAAATTTGGGTAACCAGAGTTTTGAAGGAGTTAGATTTAGTCCAAATTTTCGGCAACAATGTCTATACAGGTGAAGGCGATATTCGTAAAGACCATGGGAACCGTTTTCAGTTTATTTGTGAAAAGTATGAAACTGAATTCAAGAATACTATTTCTGTTGGTGATCAGGAAAGCACAGATATTATTCCCCCGAAAGCTTTGGGGGTGACCACTGTTTATGTTGGTTCAGAAAAATCTAATTATGCTGATCACTCAATTGATGATATTTTACAGTTGCCAAATGTGCTTAATTCAAGAAATTATCTAGAAGTTTTAGCCCAATATTTAGGTGAGAGTGTAGCAGACAAAAAGATCAAGAATCTTGGTGGTACTTCAGACTCCAAAACAGTTTCAGTTGACGGACAAATTTTAAAAATCGGATTAAGCGGTGAGATCAATAAAGAATTAGCTAATTATCAAAAATATCAGCAGGCACTAGATAATTATAATGATTATTTTCCCCAAGTGGAGTTGGTTTATTCTCAAGAAGGTCAGTCAATTTTGAAAATAGAAAATTTAGGTAATGATAACTTTGAACAAAACTTACGGTTATCTCAAGTTGAAGATGAATTAAAATTAGTTAAGAGTAATGAACGGATTTTATTAAACTTGAGACAAATATATAATGAAACTAAAAATCCAGACAAAGATAAAGCGGAATTATTTTTCACAGAATTAATACAAGCTCTAAAAATTAATTTGCATAAGGCTGGTTTATGGTCAGAGTTGGAAGGCAAATATAAAAGGATTCTTGAAAATAAACACTTATATTTGAATAATTTAACCAGTGGCCTAGCACATAAGGACTTGAGTGCTGCCAATATAATTATAAGACAAGATAAGGCATATTTTATTGATCCGCGCCCTGCTTTCCCATATCTGGGTAGCTCAGAAGCGTTAGGGAATGTGGCCATTGATTTGGCTGGATTGCAGGTTTCCGTTTTTCGTAAAAATCTAGAATTGAAAAAAAATAATAGTTTGGTTAGTTTACAAAGTCTAGTCGAGCGAATTGAAAAGGAATTGGATTATTATATAAAACAACAAAAAGCGTTTAGTAAAAGTTTTTGGCACCTCTGTCAAATTGTTTGGTACTCAGTTTACTCTGCTTGTAAATGTGAGTATTGTACTTCGGCGGAAAGATGTTGGTTGTACGACGAGATGGTTATCAAGTTGAAAAAATTAATAAGTGAATAA